One Xenopus tropicalis strain Nigerian chromosome 8, UCB_Xtro_10.0, whole genome shotgun sequence genomic window carries:
- the LOC100485630 gene encoding lysozyme g isoform X2: MASTYGDIRRVETTGALEATARQDKLTEKGVAASHKMARTDNARMQKYRAIILRAAGKGKIDPALICGIISRESRAGAALRDGWGDHGNGFGLMQVDKNYHTPKGKWDSEEHLDQATGILVEFILGSRKKFPGLTPEQHLKVGIAAYNCGLNRVDNYAHADMHTTGRDYSSDVLARAQWYKNNGF, encoded by the exons CCTCAACTTATGGTGACATAAGAAGAGTTGAAACCACTGGAGCACTGGAAGCTACAGCCAGACAAGACAAACTGACAGAGAAAG GTGTTGCAGCATCTCATAAAATGGCCCGTACTGACAATGCAAGGATGCAGAAGTACAGAGCAATCATACTGAGAGCTGCTGGGAAAGGAAAAATAGACCCTGCCTTAATCTGTGGGATAATATCAAGGGAAAGCCGTGCTGGGGCCGCGCTCAGGGATGGATGGGGAGATCACGGCAATGGATTTGGTCTAATGCAG GTGGATAAAAATTATCATACGCCAAAGGGAAAATGGGACTCTGAAGAACATCTGGATCAAGCAACTGGTATCCTCGTTGAGTTCATTTTGGGTTCCAGAAAGAAATTCCCTGGCTTGACCCCAGAACAGCATCTAAAAG TGGGCATTGCAGCTTACAATTGTGGTTTGAATCGTGTTGACAACTATGCACACGCTGACATGCACACTACAGGGAGAGACTACTCCAGCGATGTTCTTGCCAGAGCTCAGTGGTATAAGAATAATGGATTTTAG